In Pseudomonas campi, the sequence TGGCCCTGGAAGTGCTGCGCGCCTGTGCGCCCTTTGCCGACAAGACGGTCGAGGATGTCGGGCAGCCGGTTTTCCACGGCGTAGCACCGCTGCCGCTGCCGGGCCTGAGTGCCACGCAGCAGCGCCGCCTGGCCGGTCGCCATGGTTTGGCGCTGCCGCGTCTGGCGGTATTGCTGGACGAGTTGGGTGGCGAGCGCATTGGCGCCAGCGATACCCTGTGGGCCGAGCTGGCTCAGGCCTGTGACGATGAGCTGGTGCTGCACCTGGACGACCTGTTGCTGCGCCGCACGCGCATCGGCCTGCTCCTGGCTGACGGTGCCGCCGCCGAGCTGCCACGCATCCGTGCCCTGTGCCAGGCGCGCCTGGGCTGGAGTGATGCGCGCTGGGAACAAGAACAACAACGCTATCTGGAGCTGTGGCGCCGTTGCTACAGCCTGCCGTGACCTGCCGTGGAAACCGACGTGACCGAACAACGCTACCTGCTGGCCATCGACAACGGTACCCAGAGCGTGCGCGCGCTGCTCTTCGACCTGGCCGGCAACCTGCTCGGCAAGGGCAAGGTCGAGCTGGAGCCCTATTACTCGGAGCACCCCGGCTGGGCCGAGCAGGACCCCGAGTACTACTGGGCCAGCCTCGGCGAGGCCTGCCGGCGCCTGTGGGCCAGTGTCGATATCGACAAGCGCCTGATCGCCGGTGTTTCGGTCACTACCCAGCGCGGCACCCTGATCAATGTGGATGCCGAGGGCCAGCCGCTACGCCCGGCGATTCTCTGGCTGGATCAGCGCCGTGCCGAGGTGGCCGGTCATATCAAGGGGCCTTGGGGCTGGCTGTTCAAGCTGATCCGCGAAGAGGAAACCATCGACTATTTCCGCGCCCAGGCCGAGGCCAACTGGATCGCCCAGCAGCAGCCGCAGATCTGGGCCAATACGCACAAGTTCCTGTTGCTGTCGGGCTTTCTCACCCATCGCCTGAGCGGCCGCTTTGCCGACTCGGTGGGCAGTTGCGTGGCCTACCTGCCGTTCGACTACAAGCGCCTGTGCTGGGCCAAGCCCAGCGACTGGAAGTGGCAGGCCATTCCGATCCAGCCGTCGATGCTGCCGGAGCTGGTCAAGCCGGGTGAGCGTCTGGGCTCCATCACGGCCGAGGCCAGCCGGCATACCGGCATTCCCGAAGGCCTGCCGTTGATCGCCGCCGCGTCGGACAAGGCCTGCGAGGTGATCGGCGCCGGCGGTGTGGAGCCGAGCACGGCGTGCCTGTCCTACGGCACCACGGCGACCATCAACACCACGCGCTCGACGTACCTGGAAACCATCCCGCTGATCCCGCCGTACCCGGCGGCGATTCCCGACCACTACAACACCGAGGTCATGATCTTCCGCGGCTTCTGGATGGTCAGCTGGTTCAAGGAGCAGTTCGGCCACGCCGAGCGCCAGCGTGGCCTGGAGCTGGGGGTGGAGGCGGAAACCCTGTTCGACGAGCTGGTCAACAGCGTGCCGCCCGGCTCCATGGGCCTGACCCTGCAGCCGTTCTGGTCGCCAGGCATCCGCGAGCCGGGCCTGGAGGCCAAGGGCTCGATCATCGGTTTCGGCGACGTGCACACCCGCGCGCACCTGTATCGCGCCATCCTCGAAGGCCTGGCCTACGCCCTGCGCCAGGGCAAGGAGAAGATCGAGAAACGCTCGGGCACCCGCATCAGTCGCCTGCGCATCTCCGGCGGCGGCTCGCAGAGCGATGCGGCCATGCAGCTGACCGCCGACATCTTCAACCTGCCGGCCGAGCGTCCGCACCTGTACGAGACCTCCGGCCTCGGTGCGGCCATCGACTGCGCCGTCGGCCTCGGTCTGCACCCGGACTTCCCCACGGCCATCGCCGCCATGACCCGGGTGGGCAAGGTGTTCCAGCCCAATCCTCAGGCGGTGCAGGTCTACGAGCGGCTGTACCGCGAGGTCTACCTGCGCATGTACCAGCAGTTGCGTCCGCTGTACCGCAGCATCCGCGAGATCACCGGCTATCCGGCCTGATTGCGCCACTCCAGGGACTTCCGCGCCGAACGGGCTGTCTGCATATACTCGGGTGCATTCTGCACAAGGAGTAGGGCATGAGCGAACGCAAGGCACTGCTGATCCTGCATGGTAAGCAGGCACTCAACGAAGAAGTGCGCGCCGCCGTGCTGGCGCAGCGTGAGGCCGGCTGGGAGTTGGCCGTGCGCCTGACCTGGGAAGCCGGCGATGCCGCGCGCCTGGTCGACGAGGCGCTGGCCGCCGGTTATTCGACCCTGATTGCCGGTGGCGGTGATGGCACCCTGCGCGATGTCGCCGAGGCCATGGCCCTCAGCGCTGCGCACGCTTCTCTGGTGCTGCTGCCATTGGGCACGGCCAATGATTTTGCCCGGGCGGCGGGCGTTCCCCTGCTGCCTAGCGAGGCCCTGGCCCTGCTGGATGAGCCACCCAGGCCCATCGATCTGGGCGAGGTGGACGGCCAGTTGTTCCTCAATATGGCCACCGGCGGCTTCGGTTCGAAGATCACCGCCAACACCTCGGAAGACCTGAAGAAGCTGCTCGGTGGCGCCGCCTATTTCCTCACCGGGCTGACGCGCTTCTCCGAGGTGCATTCGGCGTTCGGGCGTTTCCAGGGGCCGGGTTTCAGTTGGGAGGGTGAATTTCTCGCCCTCGGTATCGGCAACGGGCGCCAGGCCGGTGGCGGGCATGTGCTGTGCCCGCAGGCGCGGGTGGACGACGGTCTGCTGGATATCTGCATCGTGCCGGCGCCGCAGGATCTGGTCGGCACCCTGGGCACCTTGTTGTCCGGGGGGATTCTCGGTCTCGAATCGGTGTCGGTGAGTGCGCGCTTGCCCTGGGTCGAGGTCGAGGCGGCAGAGGGGCTGGATATCAACCTTGATGGCGAGCCCCTGGAGAGCCGCCACCTGCGTTTTGCCGTACGCCCAGGCGCATTGCGCGTGCACCTGCCGGCGGGCTCGCCACTGCTGCTTGGCTAAGAACCTGTTTACGATCTTTTGGACTAGAGCCAGGCAAGGCAAAAACAAGCGAGGAAGCGGAGTTTACGAGCTGTAAATGAGCATTCCGAGCCTGTTTTTAACGCGGTATGGCCGACGGCCAGGAGATCGTAAACAGGTTCTAAGGCATGATGGTGCCTGGCCATCTGCTTTCATTTAGCCCGCAACTGGCCGATACACTGGCTAGACTCGATTTAGTTAACAGGAGCGCGTAATGGCCGGCATTCTCGATTCAGTGGATCAACGCACCCAGCTGGTGGGTGAGAACCGCCTGGAAATCCTTATGTTCCGTCTGGCCGGCAGGCAACTGTTCGCCATCAACGTGTTCAAGGTCCAGGAAGTCCTGCAGCTGCCCAAGCTGACCTTGATGCCACAGCGCCATCCGCACGTCTGTGGCGTGGTCAACCTGCGCGGGCAGACCCTGCCGGTGATCGACCTGTCCCAGGCCATTGGCATGCGGCCGATTACGCCGAGCGAGAACAGCACCATTATTGTCACCGAGTACAACCGCTCGGTGCAGGCCTTCCTGGTGGGTGGCGTGGATCGCATCCTCAACCTTAACTGGGAGTCCATCCTGCCGCCGCCCGGTGGGGCTGGCCGCCAGCATTACCTGACTGCGATCACCAAGGTCGATGAGCAGATCGTCGAGATCATCGACGTGGAAAAGGTCTTGTCGGAAATCGCGCCGATGAGCACCAAGGTTTCCGACGAAAAACTGGCCGATCCGCTACTGGCCAAGGCCGTGGGCCGCGAAGTGCTGCTGGTGGATGACTCCACCGTGGCCCTCAATCAGCTGCGCGAAACCATGTCCCAGCTGGGCCTGCGTACGCATTCAGCCAGCGACGGCCTCAAGGCCCTGCAGCTGTTGAAGAAGTGGGCCGACACCGGTGAGGTGATGACCGACAAGCTGCTGATGATCTTCACCGATGCGGAAATGCCGGAAATGGACGGCTATCGCCTGACCACCGAGATCCGCAACGATCCGCGCCTGAAAGACCTCTATGTGGTGCTGCACACCTCGCTGTCCGGCAGCTTCAACGAGGCCATGGTGAAGAAGGTCGGCTGCGACAACTTCCTCTCCAAGTTCCAGCCGGACAAGCTGGTCGATGTGATTCGCGAGCGCCTGCAGCTCGACGAATAAGCCGCCACTAACGCGACGGGCTTGAGCTGGTCGCGTGCTCGCCGTATAACCGGCATCTTTCCCCCAAGGATAAGGATGCCGGTCATGCAACTCGCTGCCCTCTATCGCTACCCACTCAAGTCAGGCAAGGCCGAAAGCCTGGCCAGTGCGCGTCTGGACGCCCTGGGCGTGGTGGGTGATCGGCGCTGGATGCTGGTGGAGGAGGGCAATGGCCGTTTCCTCACCCAGCGCCTGCTGCCGCAGATGAGCCAGCTCTCGGCGCTGTGGAATGCGGCGGGCGGGCTGACCCTCAGCGCGCCGGGGCGTGACAGCCTGGATGTGCCGCTGCCGGATGCCGACAGTGAGCTGCGCGGGGTGACCGTATGGCGCGACAGCCTGCGCGTGCCGGATGCCGGCGATGCCGCAGCCGAGTGGCTGAGCGCCTTTATCGGTCGCGCCTGCCGCTTGGTGCAAGTGCCCGAGAGTCGTGCGCGGCAGGTCGATACCGGTTATGCCCAGCCCGGCGACAAGGTGGCCTTTGCCGACGGTTTCCCGCTGCTACTGATCGGCCAGGCCTCGCTGGATGATCTGTCCGCACGCGTCGGCCGGCCGCTGGAGATGCTGCGTTTTCGCCCCAACCTGGTGGTGCAGGGCAGCGCGGCCTTTGCCGAGGACAGCTGGAAGCGGATCCGCATCGGTACGCTGGAGTTCGAGGTGGCCAAAGGTTGCAGTCGCTGCGTGCTGACTACCATCGACCCGCAGACCGGCGAGCGCAGCGCCGACCGCGAACCGCTGACCACCCTGAAGACCTACCGCGAGCGCGATGGCGAGGTGTATTTCGGCCAGAACCTGTTGCCGCGCGGCATCGGCGAGTTGCAGGTCGGCATGCCCGTGGAAGTGCTGGCGTAGCCCGGATGTAATCCGGGGGCTTTCTCTGTAGCCATTCCCGGATTGCATCCGGGCTACGGTTTGTTGAGATAGGACGCGGATTTTCCTAGAGGCAGTAGCAGCGGCAAAGTCCGGCGCTCAGGGGCGCAGGATGCAAACGAAACGGGCGCCCTCGGGCGCCCGTTGTGCATTTCACTGATCGTCGAAGAAGCGCTCATGCCAGTCCACCAGCGGCGTCGGGGCGTTGAGCTTCTGCCCGTAGATCACCGAGTAGGACAGCACGTTCTGCACGTACTGGCGGGTTTCGTCGAACGGGATGTTCTCCACCCACACGTCGAAGGCCAGGTGGTCGGCACCACGCAGCCACTGGCGCACGCGTCCCGGACCGGCGTTGTAGGCGGCCGAGGCGAGCACGCGGTTACCGTTGAACTGGCCATGCACCTGGCTCAGGTAGGCAGCGCCGAGCTGAATGTTCTTCTCCGGCACCAGTGCCTGCTGCGGGTTGGCCAGGGGAATACCGAACTTGCGCGCGGTTTCCTTGGCAGTGGCCGGCATCAGCTGCATCAGGCCCATGGCGCCGACCGGTGAACGCGCGTCGGCCATGAAGGCGCTTTCCTGGCGGGTGACGGCGAACACCCAGCTGGAGTGCAGGCCGCGCAGCTTGGCCTGTTGGGTCAGGCTGGTCTTGTGCGCCATCGGGAAGCGGATATCCAGGTCGTCCCAGTACTGCGCCTGGCTGATGGTGCGGATGGCCGGGAAGTACCACTCTTTGTCGAAAGCCAGGCGGGCCTGGGCGACCAGTTCGTCGCGGCTGAACAGGCGGCTGACGTGGTACCACTCGCGGCGACCGTCGACGATCTGGCCACGGTCGTGGAATTCCAGGGCGCGGCGGATACCGGCGGTGTTGCGTACCTTCTGCACCAGTTGCGGGTCGAGGGCCAGCGGTTTGTTGTTCAGGCTGTAAGGCGCCTCGATGCGGTCGGCGGCGAGGAAGCCGTAGAAGTCACGCTCCTTGGCCAGCGGCTGATACAGGGCCTGTACCTGCGGGTTTTGCGGCTGTGCCAGTTGCAGGCTGCGTGCTTGCCAGTAGCGCCAGCGGGGAGTCGCGGCCAGGTCGGCCGGTAGGCGGCTGGTCAGCTGGTAGGCATCGTCCCAGCGCCCGTGGCGCAGGAGCAGGCGGGCGCGCCATTCGGAGACGGTGTTGTCGCGCAGCTGCGGGTCATACTTGCTCATCACGTCCAGGCCGCGCATGTCGAAGCGCTTGGCCAGGGTCAGGCCGATCTCGCGGGCGATGGCGACTTTCTCTTCGTCGGAGAAGCTCATCTTGCTGGCGTAGACCTCGAGCAGGCTCAGGGCCTTCTCCGGGTCCTGGCGTGCCAGACGGCGCAGACCCAGACCAACCACATCGGCCATGGCCCGGTCGGCCGGGGTGAAGCGGGCGCTCTGGGTCAGCAGCAGCGGCTTCTGCGCCACTTCGACCAGCAGCTTGCCTTGCTTGTCGAGGCTCGGCAGGCCTTTGATCAGGTGGCTGGCGAGGCCATAGTTGCGTGCTTCGGCGGCCAGCTTGGCGCGTTTCCAGCGCAGATCCTCGGTCAACTTGCCGTCGGCGCGCCAGATGTTGAACAGCACGTCGCAGGCTGCCGGCTGCGATTTGCCGACCAGCCAGAGCTTCTCGGCGGTGACATTGCCTTCGGCCTTCATGCCGTGCTTGAGCTGGTACTGGCCGTAGAGGCAGTCCAGTTCGGTGAAATTCAGCTTGGGATCGTAGTAATTGATGAAGGTTTGCCATTCGCCGCGGTCGGCCAGCCAGCGCAACCAGCGCAGCTTCATCCAGCCGGCTTGTGGCAGGTCGCCATGCTCGGTGAGAAATTTCTCGATTTCTTCATTGCTGGCCCATTTCAGCCGAGCGGTCAGCTCGTCATAGGCCAGATAAGGTTCCAGCGGGTAGTCGCGCAGGGCATTGGCATAGCGCAGGTAGGGGCCCTTGTCGCCTTTGGCCAGGGCGCGCTTGGCTTCGTCGTACATCTGGCGTTGTTGCGCCAGGCTGGCCGCATGGGCGCTGGGAAGGCTGAAGGTGCATAGAAGCAGGCAGGAACACAGGCTGAGCAGAGAACGGCGCATGACACTTCCGGGCAGACGACAGTAGGGTGCAGGCTTCGCCGAGCACCAAATATGTCTAGCTTAGCCTTTTGCGCGATGTTGGTGAAAGCGCGCCGCGTTAGCGTGAAGTGTGATGCATAAATGCCAGCATGGATTGCCGGCAACTCAGTTAGAATGCGTCCCCGGTTTTTTGGAAGTTGCTCGTCATGACCCTGCTCAAGTTCACCGAAGTTTCCCTGGCCTACGGCGCTATGCCGCTGCTGGACAAGGTGTCCTGGCAAATTGCCCGTGGCGAGCGCGCCTGCATCATCGGTCGTAACGGCACCGGCAAGTCGAGCATGCTGCGTCTGGTCAAGGGCGATCAGATGCCCGATGACGGCGAAATCTGGCGCGCGCCAGGACTGAAAATCGGCGAATTGCCCCAGGAATTGCCGCGCGCCGACGAGCGGACGGTATTTGATGTGGTAGCCGAGGGCCTGGCCGGCGTCGGCGAGTTGCTGGCCCGTTATCACCACCTGAGCCAGAACATCCACACCGACGAAGACCTCAACCAGCTCATGCATGTACAGCAGGAACTGGAAGCGAAGGATGGCTGGCGTCTGCAGCAACTGGTGGACAGCACCCTGAGCCGCCTGCAGCTGCCGGCCGACAAGACCCTGGCCGAGCTGTCGGGGGGCTGGCGTCGTCGTGTGCTGCTGGCCCAGGCGCTGGTCTCCGAGCCGGATCTGCTGCTGCTCGACGAACCAACCAACCACCTGGATATCGGCGCCATCGCCTGGCTCGAAGAGGCGCTGCTGGGCTTCAACGGTGCGGTTCTGTTTATTACCCACGATCGCTCCTTCCTGCAGAACCTGGCCACGCGCATCCTCGAGCTGGATCGTGGCGGCCTGATCGACTGGAACGGCGACTACGCCAGCTTCCTGGTGCACAAGGAGCAGCAACTGGCGGCGGAAGAAACCGCCAATGCCCTGTTCGACAAGCGTCTGGCCCAGGAAGAAGTGTGGATTCGCCAGGGCATCAAGGCCCGCCGCACCCGTAACGAAGGGCGCGTGCGCGCCCTCAAGGAGATGCGCCAGGAGCGCAGCGAGCGTCGTGAGCGGCAGGGCAAGGCCAATATCCAGCTGGAAACTGCGGACAAGTCCGGCAAACAGGTGATGGTGGTGGAGAGCGTCAGCTTCGCCCATCCAGGCGGCCCCAAGCTGGTCGACGATTTCTCCTTCGTCCTGCAGCGCTCCGACCGCATCGGTCTGCTCGGCGCCAACGGCACGGGCAAGACCACGCTGCTGAAGATGTTGCTCGGCGATCTGCAGCCGACCAGCGGCAAGATCGAGGTGGGTACCAAGCTGGAAGTGGCGTATTTCGACCAATTGCGTCACCAGCTGGAGCCGGAAAAGACGGTGATCGACAACGTCGCCGAGGGTCGCGACTTCATTACCATCGATGGCCAGAACCGCCATGTGCTTAGCTATCTGGGCGACTTCCTGTTCAGCCCGCAACGTGCCCGTACCCCGGTCAAGGCGCTATCGGGTGGCGAGCGGGCACGACTGTTGCTGGCCAAGCTGTTCAGCAAACCGGCCAACCTGCTGGTGCTGGACGAACCGACCAACGACCTCGACGTGGAAACCCTCGAGTTGCTCGAAGAAGTGCTGCTGAGTTTCCCTGGCACCGTGCTGATGGTCAGCCACGACCGGGCCTTCCTCGACAACGTGGTGACCAGCACCCTGGTGTTCGAGGGCGAAGGGCGCGTACGCGAGTACGTCGGCGGTTACCAGGACTGGCTGCGCCAGGGCGGTTCGCCGCGCTTGCTCGGTGTTGGCGAGAGCAAATCAGGTAAAGCAGAACTGAGCGCGGTGGCACCCGCTGCGCCGGTAGTGGAACCCGCGGCGGAAGTGCCGGCGGCGGCCAAGAAAAAGCTCAGCTACAAGCTGCAGCGTGAGCTGGAAGCGATTCCCGGGCAGATCGATACCCTGGAAAAACAGCTCGCAGAGCTCCAGGCGCAGATCGCCGCTCCGGCGTTCTATCAGCAGCCGGCGGTTACCACCGCGGCCGCGCTGGATCGCCTGCAGAGCCTGCAAGAAGAACTGGACCAGCTCTTGGAGCGTTGGGCCGAACTGGAAGCCTGAAGAGCCTGTCGGAGAGACGCATGGCGATTGAGTACCGCATCACCCTGGATGACAACCATCAGTTCAGCTACAGGATCGAGCTGGACCGGCCGTACGATGCCCAGAGTGCTGAAACGATGCCCAAATGGACGCGCCTGGAACATAACCAGTGCAGCAACTGCCCATTGAATAAGGGCGAGTTCAGTCATTGTCCGGCTGCTGTCGATCTGCATCGAGTGATCGAGGATTTCCAAGGCTTGCCGGCCGTGAAGAAGGCGCAGGTCTGGGTGCGTACCCCGGAGCGCGAGTACAACAAGCTGGTTGGCTTGGAAGAGGGCTTGCGCTCGTTGCTCGGGGTGATCATGGCGACCAGTGCCTGCCCGGTGCTGGGTCGCCTGAAGCCGATGGCGCAGAACCACCTGCCGTTCGCCAGCAGCCAGGAGTTCATCCTGCGCACCATTTCCCTGTACCTGACTCGCCAGTATTTCAACTTCCGTGAAGGGCGTCGTCCGGATTGGGAGCTGAAAGGGCTGGTCAAGCAGTTCCAGCAATTGCAGCTGGTCAATCAGGCCTTCTGGCAGCGGATTCTGGATGTCTGTGAAGGTGATTCCAACCTCAAGGCCTTCCTCACCTTCTTCTCCATGTCGTCGAGCATGACCGTGTCGCTGGAGACTCAGCTACAGAAAATCCGCCCGCTGGTCATGAGTGCCGGCGACGCCATCGAATAGGGCGCCTTGGCGCCTCTTTCTCAGCTTGGCTTCTTCAGGCGCACGGCCAGTACGTCGCATGGTGCGCCATGCAGCACGTCATTGGCCGTTGAGCCGAGCAGCAGGGCCAGGCCGTGCCGGCCATGGCTGCCGACCACGATCAGGTCGCAGCCCTGTTCTGTCGCCAGGCGGTGAATCTCCTGACGCGGTTGGCCATAAACCAAGTGGCGCTGTTCGCTGACCAGTTGTGGATAACGTCCGGCAAAGCTTTGCAGGCGCTCACGGGCCTGGTCGAATTGCTGCTGTTGCAGCAGTGACAGATCCATCGGGACGTCCCCGCCAAACGCCATCGCCATCGGTTCGATGATATGCACCAGCGACGCCTTGGCAGTGCTGCTGGTCGCCAGCTCCAGGGCGCGAACCACCACCGGGTGGCATTCTTCGGTCAGGTCGACGGCAATCAGAATGTGCTGATAGGGCATGAGCGTTTCCTCCTTGGTTGAGGCAGCCTTTTATAAACAGTATGGCTTGCCTGCTTCATAACACAGGCTTTTGCCGCAGGGTGACAGATATGACCGGGTGGATCGTGGTTTTGCTGGTTGCTATGGCGCTCAGTCCGCTGGTCTGGCTGCGCCCTTCGCGCCGGCAGAGTGGGCAGATGGCGCAGCGTCTGGCGGCGCGTCGTCTGGGGTTGGGCATGCAGTTGACGCAACCGGAGTGGCCGCATTGGCTGGAGTCCAGCCCGCCGGGCAGCTGTGCCCAGTACCATCGGCCTCGGCGCCGTGGTCGTGATGACTGCTGGAGCTATTGGCAGAGCGCTCCGGGGCTGTGGCTCAACCAGTGGCGCGAACCCTGTGGCGATCCCGTGTTGCAGGAATGTCTGCGCGAATTGCCAGCGGATGTCTACAAGGTAGAGGCCGGGGCGCAAATGATTGCGTTGTACTGGGGCGAGCGTGGCGGCGAGGTCGAGCTGAGCGCAATTGCCGGTGCATTGGCGAAGCTGGCCTGATAGGTTTAGCGCCACTGTTCGCAGCATTATTTGTCCGGTGAATGTCGGTCATCAGAGCTGTGAAGTGCTCTGGAATGCGGGTGTAGCTCGTTTTTTGTGGCTGCAAGATCGATTCTGGTCATTGCGTGACGCTGTGCTCATTTGCTGCGCCAGTGACGGGCAATTGACAATTGTCGGGTTTTCACAGAATGTGTGCTCACCCAAATCAAACGGGCGTATGAATTGTGCGTTTGCCGACCTCGGCAGCGCCTATACAGCCCGATTATCGCATCGGTGGGTGTACCTGGCCGATTGCGGCTATGCTCGACGGCTGCGCCGCGGGCAAGCCTGCTAGTTGGCTCCGATGTGTACTGTTCAGCTTCCATACCGTGGAGATCAGTTGATGATTTACGAAGGTAAAGCCATCACGGTTAAGGCTCTTGAGAGCGGCATCGTCGAATTGAATTTCGACCTCAAGGGTGAGTCCGTTAACAAGTTCAACCGTCTCACTCTGAGCGAGCTGCGCCAGTCCGTGGATGCCATTAAGGCCGACGGTTCGATCAAGGGCGTAATCGTTACCAGCGGCAAAGACGTGTTCATCGTCGGCGCCGACATCACCGAGTTCGTCGATAACTTCAAGTTGCCCGACGAAGAGCTGGTAGCCGGCAACCTCGAAGCCAACAAGATCTTCAGCGACTTCGAAGACCTCAATGTGCCGACCGTAGTGGCCATCAACGGCATCGCCCTGGGTGGCGGTTTCGAAATGTGCCTGGCCGCTGACTACCGCGTTGCTGCAGAGACCGCCAAGGTCGGCCTGCCTGAAGTCAAACTGGGTATCTACCCGGGCTTCGGTGGCACCGTGCGTCTGCCGCGCGTGATCGGTACCGACAACGCCATCGAGTGGATCGCTTCCAGCAAGGAAGCCAAAGCTGCCGACGCCCTGAAAGTAGGCGCGGTCGACGCTGTCGTCGCTCCGGCCAAACTGCAGGAAGCGGCTCTGGACCTGGTCAAGCGCGCCATCTCCGGCGAGCTGGACTACAAGGCCAAGCGTCAGCCCAAGCTGGAAAAGATCAAGCTCAACGCCATTGAGCAGATGATGTCCTTCGAAACCGCCAAAGGTTTCGTTGCTGGCCAGGCCGGCCCGAACTACCCGGCTCCGGTCGAAGCCATCAAGACCATCCAGAAAGCTGCCAACTTCGGTCGCGACAAAGCGCTGGAAGTGGAAGCCGCTGGCTTCGTCAAGCTGGCCAAGACTTCGGTTGCGGAAAGCCTGATCGGTCTGTTCCTGAATGACCAGGAACTGAAGAAGAAAGCCAAGCAGCACGACGAAATCGCGCGTGACGTGAAACTGGCTGCCGTACTGGGCGCGGGCATCATGGGTGGCGGTATCGCCTACCAGTCCGCTTCCAAGGGCACCCCGATCCTGATGAAGGATATCCGCGAAGAGGGTATCCAGATGGGTCTGGCCGAGGCTTCCAAGCTGCTCGGCAATCGCGTTGCCAAAGGCCGCATGACGCCAGCGAAGATGGCTGAAGCCCTGACCGGCATTCGTCCGACCATGTCCTACGGTGATTTCGGTAACGTCGACATCGTCGTCGAAGCCGTAGTCGAGAACCCGAAGGTCAAGCAGATCGTTCTGGCCGAAGTGGAAGGTGTGGTTCGCGAAGACGCGATCCTGGCTTCCAACACTTCGACCATTTCCATCAACTTGCTGGCCAAGGCCCTCAAGCGTCCGGAAAACTTCGTCGGCATGCACTTCTTCAACCCGGTGCACATGATGCCGCTGGTTGAAGTCATCCGTGGCGAGAAGTCCAGCGATGTAGCCGTGGCTACTACCGTTGCCTACGCCAAGAAGATGGGCAAGAGCCCGATCGTGGTCAACGATTGCCCGGGCTTCCTGGTCAACCGCGTGCTGTTCCCGTACTTCGGTGGCTTCTCCAAGCTGCTGGCTTTCGGTGTCGACTTCGTGCGTATCGACAAGGTCATGGAGAAGTTCGGCTGGCCCATGGGCCCGGCGTACCTGTCCGACGTGGTCGGTATCGACACTGGCCACCACGGCCGTGACGTGATGGCTGAAGGCTTCCCGGATCGCATGGCTGTTGAAGGCCGTACTGCGGTTGACGTGATGTATGAAGCAGATCGCCTGGGCCAGAAGAACGGCAAAGGCTTCTACTCCTACGAAATGGACAAGCGCGGCAAGCCGAAGAAGGTTTCTGATCCGGTTGCCTACGACCTGCTCAAGTCCATCGTGACCGAGCAGCGTGAGCTGACTGACGAAGACATCATCAATTTCATGATGATCCCGCTGTGCCTGGAAACCGTTCGTTGCCTGGAAGACGGCATCGTTGAAACCGCTGCCGAGGCCGATATGGGCCTGATCTACGGCATCGGCTTCCCGCCCTTCCGTGGTGGTGCACTGCGTTACATCGACTCCATCGGTGTAGCCGAATTCGTGGCCCTGGCTGACAAATATGCCGACCTGGGCGCGCTGTACTACCCGACCGCCAAACTTCGCGAAATGGCCAAAAACGGCCAGAAGTTTTTCGGTTAATCGCGCAACGATCAGAGCGAGAGTAGAGATATGAGCCTGAATCCGAGAGACGCAGTCATTGTCGACTTCGGCCGTACCCCGATGGGTCGTTCCAAAGGTGGCATGCACCGCAACACCCGTGCCGAGACTATGTCGGCACACCTGATCAGTGGCGTGCTGGCACGCAACACCAAGCTGGACCCGGCTGAAGTCGAAGACGTGATCTGGGGCTGCGTCAACCAGACCCTGGAGCAGGGCTGGAACATCGCGCGCATGGCGTCGCTGATGACCCCGATCCCGCACACCAGTGCTGCGCAAACCGTGAGCCGCCTGTGTGGTTCCTCCATGAGCGCCCTGCACACTGCCGTGCAGGCGATCCAGACCGGCAACGGCGACGTGTTCGTGGTTGGTGGCGTGGAGCACATGGGCCACGTCAGCATGATGCACGGCG encodes:
- the fadB gene encoding fatty acid oxidation complex subunit alpha FadB, with translation MIYEGKAITVKALESGIVELNFDLKGESVNKFNRLTLSELRQSVDAIKADGSIKGVIVTSGKDVFIVGADITEFVDNFKLPDEELVAGNLEANKIFSDFEDLNVPTVVAINGIALGGGFEMCLAADYRVAAETAKVGLPEVKLGIYPGFGGTVRLPRVIGTDNAIEWIASSKEAKAADALKVGAVDAVVAPAKLQEAALDLVKRAISGELDYKAKRQPKLEKIKLNAIEQMMSFETAKGFVAGQAGPNYPAPVEAIKTIQKAANFGRDKALEVEAAGFVKLAKTSVAESLIGLFLNDQELKKKAKQHDEIARDVKLAAVLGAGIMGGGIAYQSASKGTPILMKDIREEGIQMGLAEASKLLGNRVAKGRMTPAKMAEALTGIRPTMSYGDFGNVDIVVEAVVENPKVKQIVLAEVEGVVREDAILASNTSTISINLLAKALKRPENFVGMHFFNPVHMMPLVEVIRGEKSSDVAVATTVAYAKKMGKSPIVVNDCPGFLVNRVLFPYFGGFSKLLAFGVDFVRIDKVMEKFGWPMGPAYLSDVVGIDTGHHGRDVMAEGFPDRMAVEGRTAVDVMYEADRLGQKNGKGFYSYEMDKRGKPKKVSDPVAYDLLKSIVTEQRELTDEDIINFMMIPLCLETVRCLEDGIVETAAEADMGLIYGIGFPPFRGGALRYIDSIGVAEFVALADKYADLGALYYPTAKLREMAKNGQKFFG
- a CDS encoding ATP-binding cassette domain-containing protein, which produces MTLLKFTEVSLAYGAMPLLDKVSWQIARGERACIIGRNGTGKSSMLRLVKGDQMPDDGEIWRAPGLKIGELPQELPRADERTVFDVVAEGLAGVGELLARYHHLSQNIHTDEDLNQLMHVQQELEAKDGWRLQQLVDSTLSRLQLPADKTLAELSGGWRRRVLLAQALVSEPDLLLLDEPTNHLDIGAIAWLEEALLGFNGAVLFITHDRSFLQNLATRILELDRGGLIDWNGDYASFLVHKEQQLAAEETANALFDKRLAQEEVWIRQGIKARRTRNEGRVRALKEMRQERSERRERQGKANIQLETADKSGKQVMVVESVSFAHPGGPKLVDDFSFVLQRSDRIGLLGANGTGKTTLLKMLLGDLQPTSGKIEVGTKLEVAYFDQLRHQLEPEKTVIDNVAEGRDFITIDGQNRHVLSYLGDFLFSPQRARTPVKALSGGERARLLLAKLFSKPANLLVLDEPTNDLDVETLELLEEVLLSFPGTVLMVSHDRAFLDNVVTSTLVFEGEGRVREYVGGYQDWLRQGGSPRLLGVGESKSGKAELSAVAPAAPVVEPAAEVPAAAKKKLSYKLQRELEAIPGQIDTLEKQLAELQAQIAAPAFYQQPAVTTAAALDRLQSLQEELDQLLERWAELEA
- a CDS encoding DUF6901 family protein → MAIEYRITLDDNHQFSYRIELDRPYDAQSAETMPKWTRLEHNQCSNCPLNKGEFSHCPAAVDLHRVIEDFQGLPAVKKAQVWVRTPEREYNKLVGLEEGLRSLLGVIMATSACPVLGRLKPMAQNHLPFASSQEFILRTISLYLTRQYFNFREGRRPDWELKGLVKQFQQLQLVNQAFWQRILDVCEGDSNLKAFLTFFSMSSSMTVSLETQLQKIRPLVMSAGDAIE
- a CDS encoding universal stress protein, producing the protein MPYQHILIAVDLTEECHPVVVRALELATSSTAKASLVHIIEPMAMAFGGDVPMDLSLLQQQQFDQARERLQSFAGRYPQLVSEQRHLVYGQPRQEIHRLATEQGCDLIVVGSHGRHGLALLLGSTANDVLHGAPCDVLAVRLKKPS